The proteins below come from a single Deltaproteobacteria bacterium genomic window:
- the dnaG gene encoding DNA primase: MIPDDARDEIRRKADIVAVIGQHVKLRKAGVNHVGLCPFHDEKTPSFSVNGEKGVYYCFGCGKKGDVFSFVMEFEGKSFVEAAQALAERFGVALQEVADSPARRRERSDKALLYDLNRLAARFFRDRLTDPQDGQRARAYLEARGIAPEVATRFGLGYAPASWDAFASVLRARGVPERLALAAGLVKRRRTGDGVYDAFRDRIMCPIVLPGGEVCGFSGRALESGDDAGPKYINSPESPVYKKSKLLFGLHRAREAFRATRRALVVEGNFDVIVLHQYGFEEAVAPLGTALTDAQVDTLRRLVDEVVLVYDGDRAGRAATLKALKLLVAAGVTTRIARIPLGEDPDSLVRADPAAFRQIIDRAQYGVEYFVHEVWAATQWASADSRAQAVAEAAEVIGAVPDETRRNLLVGELAAATGVDDRVVRRALTAAHRGNAAQAAEIAKPRRSAHRPVPAAELEIIAILADHPTLLGTAEQLGVFSLLTDPTLRDMYSAQRKGQPILAALPEDGDPRVARQVLSGAYASLKNPESTLRAAVRRLEQCRIDSELRRLQQRAIEAGRRGDVDLQRKLVSEIYTLKHRNESKAVE; encoded by the coding sequence ATGATTCCCGACGACGCGCGCGACGAAATCCGCCGCAAGGCCGACATCGTCGCCGTCATCGGCCAGCACGTGAAGCTGCGCAAGGCGGGCGTCAACCACGTGGGTTTGTGCCCGTTCCACGACGAGAAGACGCCGTCGTTCAGCGTGAACGGTGAAAAGGGCGTGTACTACTGCTTCGGCTGCGGCAAAAAGGGCGACGTGTTCTCGTTCGTCATGGAGTTCGAGGGCAAGAGCTTCGTCGAGGCGGCGCAGGCGCTCGCCGAGCGGTTCGGCGTTGCGCTTCAGGAGGTCGCCGACTCCCCGGCGCGACGCCGCGAGCGCAGCGACAAAGCGCTGCTGTACGATCTCAATCGCCTCGCCGCGCGGTTCTTCCGCGATCGGCTCACGGACCCGCAGGACGGCCAGCGCGCCCGCGCATACCTCGAAGCCCGCGGAATCGCCCCCGAGGTCGCGACGCGGTTCGGCCTCGGGTATGCCCCGGCGTCCTGGGACGCGTTCGCGTCCGTACTGCGCGCGCGCGGCGTGCCCGAGCGGCTGGCGCTGGCGGCGGGACTCGTCAAGCGGCGTCGCACCGGCGACGGCGTGTACGACGCGTTTCGCGATCGGATCATGTGCCCGATTGTCTTGCCGGGGGGCGAAGTGTGCGGGTTCTCGGGCCGCGCACTCGAGTCGGGCGACGACGCCGGCCCCAAGTACATCAATTCGCCGGAGAGCCCGGTCTACAAAAAATCCAAGCTGTTGTTCGGGCTCCACCGCGCGCGCGAGGCCTTCCGCGCGACCCGGCGCGCGCTCGTCGTCGAGGGCAACTTCGACGTGATCGTGTTGCACCAATACGGCTTCGAGGAGGCGGTCGCGCCCTTGGGGACAGCCCTCACCGACGCGCAGGTCGACACCCTCCGCCGGCTGGTCGACGAGGTCGTCCTCGTCTACGACGGCGACCGAGCCGGCCGCGCCGCAACGCTCAAGGCGCTGAAATTACTGGTCGCAGCCGGGGTCACCACCCGGATCGCGCGCATCCCGCTCGGAGAAGACCCGGATTCGCTGGTGCGCGCCGACCCGGCCGCTTTCCGCCAGATCATCGACCGCGCGCAGTACGGCGTCGAGTACTTCGTACACGAGGTGTGGGCGGCGACCCAGTGGGCGTCGGCGGACAGCCGGGCCCAGGCGGTCGCGGAAGCCGCGGAGGTCATCGGAGCGGTACCGGACGAGACCCGCCGCAACCTGCTCGTCGGCGAACTGGCTGCCGCGACCGGGGTCGACGACCGGGTCGTCCGGCGCGCCCTCACGGCGGCGCACCGCGGCAATGCGGCCCAAGCTGCTGAAATCGCGAAGCCGCGGCGCTCGGCTCACCGCCCGGTGCCCGCCGCAGAACTTGAAATCATTGCGATCCTGGCCGACCATCCCACACTTCTCGGTACGGCCGAACAACTCGGCGTGTTTTCTCTCTTGACGGACCCGACGCTTCGCGACATGTATTCCGCCCAACGCAAAGGACAGCCCATCTTGGCCGCGTTGCCGGAGGACGGGGATCCTCGCGTCGCGCGCCAGGTGTTGTCGGGAGCGTACGCATCCTTGAAGAACCCGGAGTCCACGTTGCGCGCGGCGGTTCGCAGGCTCGAGCAGTGTCGCATCGACAGCGAGTTGCGCCGCCTGCAGCAACGCGCGATCGAGGCGGGACGGCGCGGCGACGTCGACCTCCAGCGCAAGC
- a CDS encoding class I fructose-bisphosphate aldolase, with amino-acid sequence MDLAQIRDILGTDAAVLDHQCRTIPADSLHLPGPDFVDRIHGVSDRPVPVLASLQRMFDTGRLAGTGYLSILPVDQGIEHSAGASFAPNPAMFDPEAIVRLAIEGGCNAVASTFGVLGAVARKYAHKIPFIVKINHNELLSYPNQYDQTMFGSVAQAFEMGAAGIGATIYWGSAESRRQLQEVSEAFQQAHELGMFTVLWCYLRNSAFKTKAGDMHTAADLTGQANHLGVTLQADIIKQKLPETNGGYRNPDLPKFGKTHDKVYTELTSDHPIDLTRYQVACCYMGRAGLINSGGASGDNDLHDAVLTAVINKRAGGMGLISGRKAFQKPMAEGIKLLHAIQDVYLCKDITVA; translated from the coding sequence ATGGACCTCGCTCAGATTCGCGACATCTTGGGAACCGACGCGGCCGTGCTCGATCACCAGTGCCGCACGATCCCCGCCGATTCGCTCCACCTGCCGGGGCCGGACTTCGTCGACCGCATCCACGGCGTGTCCGACCGGCCCGTGCCGGTGCTCGCGAGTCTGCAGCGCATGTTCGACACCGGCCGGCTCGCCGGCACCGGCTACCTGTCGATCCTGCCGGTCGACCAGGGCATCGAACACTCCGCCGGCGCGTCGTTCGCGCCCAACCCGGCGATGTTCGACCCCGAAGCCATCGTCCGCCTCGCGATCGAGGGCGGCTGCAACGCGGTCGCGTCGACGTTCGGCGTGCTCGGCGCGGTCGCGCGCAAGTACGCCCACAAGATCCCGTTCATCGTCAAGATCAACCACAACGAGCTGCTGTCGTACCCCAACCAGTACGACCAGACGATGTTCGGCAGCGTCGCGCAGGCGTTCGAGATGGGCGCCGCCGGCATCGGTGCGACGATCTACTGGGGCAGCGCCGAGTCGCGCCGCCAGTTGCAGGAGGTGAGCGAGGCGTTCCAGCAGGCGCACGAACTCGGCATGTTCACGGTGCTGTGGTGCTACCTGCGCAACTCAGCGTTCAAGACGAAGGCCGGCGACATGCACACCGCCGCGGACCTCACCGGCCAGGCCAACCACCTCGGCGTCACGCTCCAGGCCGACATCATCAAACAGAAGCTTCCGGAGACCAACGGCGGCTACCGGAACCCCGACTTGCCGAAGTTCGGCAAGACCCACGACAAGGTCTACACCGAGCTGACGTCCGACCACCCGATCGACCTCACGCGCTATCAGGTCGCGTGCTGCTACATGGGCCGCGCCGGGTTGATCAACAGCGGCGGCGCGTCGGGCGACAACGACCTGCACGACGCGGTGCTCACCGCGGTCATCAACAAGCGGGCGGGTGGCATGGGCCTCATCAGCGGCCGCAAGGCGTTCCAAAAGCCGATGGCCGAGGGCATCAAGCTGCTCCACGCGATCCAAGACGTCTACCTGTGCAAGGACATCACGGTCGCGTGA